The region TTGCTGTGTCTGGCTGTCGCCTGCCGTTGAGTCGGCGCGCAGCGCGAAGTTTAAGTTCGGAATGCGGGGACTTAATTCTGTACCAGTGTTCCCGGTACATCTCCCCCTTCCTTGGAAGAAAGAAAATTCGATAGTGTTTTCTGTTTATTGATGTTCAGGATATAGTCGTATAGAAGAAAAGTTTTACTTTTCAAAATGTCTGACTAATGCCCCGAAGTACATCTCGAAGTTGAGGTGGATGATCATGCTCCATTACCAGTTTATCAATAAGCGTTCGGGCGTCAACGCACAGACGTAAACTGccgttaggttttctgacaatagtTAAGGGATTTAAACATGGGGTAACACACTTGGATATGATACCGTCACTTTCCATCTTTTTTATCACAGATGTCGATATTTCTCAGGAACTGGACATGGCCGCTTTTTGTAAGAAGAAGTGTCCTTAACATTTAACTGATATTCAGAGTTCTTAATATCGCAGGGTTTGTCATCAAGAACATCAGGAAATTTCTCGAATAATTGTCGAGTTGCCTCTGCCACGCGGGagtcgaactctgggctttcagccgcactggagGAAAgcatgaagtgatcacgaccttcgtcgaacacatccttgATTATCGGCGCTTCCTGGCCATCGACTGAAACATCGTGATCGGGTATACCCTCTTCGTAATCTACTGTATAGGCAGGcgaagcatcgctcatcttgccttcgcCTTCTGTATGTGATGTACCCAAACCTTGGCACCTCAGAATATCACAATCAGATACACTGGTAAAAGTTCTTTCCTCGTCATGGGTTGGGGATGTACTCGAAACCCagctgctctcgtcgtactaccatcAGTCTCCTTTCTGCACCATGGAACCAtaattcctcccccgatggaaatTCTAGAGGTTCTCGAATATCGATGCGACGTCTGGAAGGTCTATACGGCGTAGGAGCATGGGCGTCAAGACCTGGTGGCATGAAAAATGACTCATGACTGTACACAATTAAACCTGGGATGTTCTAACACAGAAAGTAGTTTCTGAACAGGCGAAAATGAGACTTAGTAATGAGTTGAATTAAGATTTAAAACGAATAAGAATGGCATAACTGAAAAATCATAACACTGTAGAATGTTCACTAAAATCTATCCCGTGCTTTACGTTAATCACTTGAGCTGAGTTCTGTGAGACATGCCATACGATTTTAACACCGTGGAGATAACTCAACAGAGTTGAATGTTAATGGAAACAAACTCATAAAATAAGGAATCACTTGAAATTTAGTGTCGTCCAATGTCAATAAAGTTGACTAAATAAGTTTGGAAAATGTGACACTTGgaacagtctgaaattattaaaCACGAAATATTTTTAAGTTACTGTGGAATTTATACTTAGTCACTTGTAAGAAATTAAAAATCTTTCATTCGTAAAACCAATCTGGTCCACATGCGTCaaattgaaattaaatgatatGGATGCTGTTCATCAACAGTCCGTAGTTCGATTATATGAAATGTACACTGTATATCATAAACACTGTTTAAATGCACAGTCCACAGCTTATCATGAATGCAGAGTCTAAATACACAGTTCGTTACCTACCAAAAATGAACAGTTTATATACACAGTCCAATGTCTACCACGCATGCACACTTCAGATAAACAAACAGTTCAATGTTTACGAGAATATTTACAAGATATTTTGGAAATCACACAAATTTTATAGCTCCGGTTACAAAATCACGAATTGACGTTAATTCAGTAATCAATCGCTGGTCAAAATCTGAAAAATTATATGTTTGAAATCATAAAAATTCtcgaaattatttcaatcactaagcCAGTTAAAACACTGTCCAAAATCTATCTCTGTTCGAGTCGTTTCTTTAACCTTGAGTTATGAGGACTTGGCAATAAATGCAAGTTTGAAACACTCGTTCAAATAACAAGTCACCTGGAAGTATATGGCGAATTGTAGCAAAATTCTATCACTCACGAATCGCAGAAAAATGTGTAAGTCCTCCCTCAATATTGCGGAGTTAAAGAATGGAACTTGAAGAAATTAAACTTTCAGTTGCGAATTGAAGGAATTTTCGCAAGTACGAACTCGATGCTGCAGAGCTAAAGTCCGGATCTCACCGAAAAGAGTACCATTCTGCGTAACGTCTGGGTCCCCGCGAGCTGACCGAAGGACTTCGACTGTGGTACTGAAGACACGCACCCTCGCCCGCTGACGTACACACATCAACTAATTTGCCTTGGGAATTGGCCGTCCGTTTATACTCAAGTCGTCAGAGAATTTATCATTACTTCTTGTTTAATAACTCTCTTGCCTCTCGTAGGAATTTTACCAAACATTGTAGAAATGGTAAAACACGTGGTTACACAGTGACGTTGTCAATTTAATCCGAGCATTGCTGCCACCAGCTCCACATCACACACACAAGCTGGTTTCTGTATCTGGCTGCAGCGGGAATTTTAAGTTCCAAATGTGCCGACTTAATTCGGCACCAGTGTCCCTGGCACATCATATTGCGTTGCGTTTGCatcttgtattttattttgttgtcttgtgaaatttaaaaactttaaattTCCTTTGTTTCCAGATTTGGGAACGTATTATTGAGCGGAAGTCCGCAGGGTACATGTAACAATACCTGCAAGATATTGAAAGAAGAAAGTGAGATATTGTGCAATTTGCACTCTCGCAATGAATGCAACCTATACGACTCTGATCAAGGCCTTGTCCGTTCCATCGGACAATCGACACACACTGGTAATGAATGTACTGCTAATATTTTTAATAGTTCGAATATTAGGCATCACTTGAATATACACACTAGTGTTCGTCGCCACTCCTGTAAGCAATGTGGTAAGATGTTCACTGCGAAATCCAACCTTCGCCGGCATATGCTTGTACATACTGGAGATCGTCCGTACTGCTGTGATAAGTGCAATAAGAAATTTGCCCAAATGTCCGTTCTTCAGCGACATCTCACAACACATACAGCAGAGCGTCCGCATGTCTGTTGTCAATGTGGTGCGAAATATTCCCGGATGGGGAGTCTACGGCTACACATTGTCACGCACACAGAAGAGCGTCCACATGCCTGTAATCAATGTGATAGGCGCTTTTCTCAGAAGGCTTCTCTTTTGAATCACCTGGTTTTACATACCGGTATGCGTCCACACTCTTGTAAACAATGTGGAAAAACATTCTCTCTCAAGGGAAATCTCCGACaacacctgcttacacatactcGTGAAAGACCATATTCTTGTAGTGAATGTGGGAAGATGTTCTCTCGCAAATCGGTACTTCGAAAGCACTTGCTTtcacatactggagagcgtccaCATGTCTGAGAAGGAATTTCTTCGACACCATCTTCTTACTCATACTAGGGCGTGATTGCCGTTAAAATGATCAATGCGGTCATTTAAATTTTTATCAAGTCTAGTCTTCGGAAACTAAAGATATGTTCCACCTCGCCCACATTGTTGAGAACGGTGTGTGTAATAGTTTTGGACAAAGTACTGTGTTGAATATACACTTGCCTAAATATGTCGTAGTtgcgtgaaaaaaaaaaacaaggcttGCTAGACACGTCCATATCATTGTGTTGAATGTGGTAATATTTCAACCAAATCTAATTTATGTCAGTACATTTTTGCAATTATTGAATAGCGCCCACATAGTTGTAATTGATGTGTTATGTAGTTTCTTGAAGTGTGCAAactatatgtatatataatatcTTAAACATACGCAGTGATGTATGTGAATAACAATTAAAATCATTATTATGATCATGTATTTTAAATAATCACATATTGGTGAAAAAAAGCATTTTTGCCGTACGGTGGCTATTTGTAGTATACTATTAATAATTAAGCActgcaatatgattaaaataaataaaatatgaattaaatATTAATCGCCTCAAGCAAGGGCGTCACATAAAATTTATCTGAAAGGATTACTAACACACCATTAAAATGGAAAAAATGGTATTTCGAAATGTACGTAGTATGGGCACCAGAATGgctccctcgaattttgatagagcatgataatttttTCTCTCCCAGTCCGtatacataaagctgcgtactggtacatcttctTCAGGCGTTACTTAACATTCTGAAAAAGACTAAATGGGTAGGGACAGCACCTAGGTTcatccattccactgattccaacATAATGAAATGTATTCTGACCAATATCCGCGCATGGGCACCTCATCAACCCaccaaaaaatatataaaatgcacACACATATTATCGCTGGAAGACCATATTTACACAATAATCGACAGGAGAAACAGTGGGAAACCAGAAACGAGGACCAAGCCAACATTTGCAGTAAAGCCGTTGAACAAAGCACATATGTCTATCAACaaaacttgcatattctcattattggcacttgttatatttCACATCTATTTTACCTTTATATTAGTGTGTTCACAGACTCTAAAACTTGGTTGTAAAGGTACATTACTCGAGCAACACGTGCTTGTGTTTCcgcaacataaattatggaaattcTGAAATGCAGCACTCTGGATCTCACCAACGTATAATACCAGCCTGCCACATGTGGTACAAAACCAAATTCCAAAGCATTCCACAGTTGTAGGCTATTACCACGCTTCACAAACACAATAAGACCAGGATCCACGAATGTTACATCACCTCTGCTCCGCTGTTTGAAGTCAAATTTCGTCCATTAATGTTTGAAGCCCAGCCCTCTATGAAGCCAAGTCCAGTGTGCTCGCCGTTTGATCACATTCCCATATAAACCTCTTTTCTTAGATTGATCcttgccatccaatcacgagtaaaTGATCTTgacaagaccacgccctgaaccttcTCCGGAATTTCCGCGTTGTAATTAGCGCTCTTTCCCTTCCGTTTGTACAAAACTAATTACTGTTATCACCTATAGATGCCGGCCAGTTTAAATATTAGggctaaatatacaaatgaaataatgttataataataaatcgaatactggtaataataataatatctcttacttctgaatacagtgcgagggtgtgatatatgcatCAACACAGCACAAACAAACTGGATTTTGGCCACACTCCCGTATTGAATGTTGTAGCCCGTTTTCCGCTATTATCCTTTTCAGAAACATCTGTCGCCCAAACTGTcgtaagtaatgtaaaatgtttcgtaaaaagAGCCCACCTAATGGGCACCTCCTGGAAGATATTATGATGGAAGTTTCGCCTGATATCACTCCTTTCTTGACTGCCGTGGTGCATTTTGTGCAAATATATTTTTCGGAAATCACCTGTTCATCCATACAGATTTTCGCCCAGATTCGCGTAACTAATGTGATAAAAGGCTTCGTGCAAAGTACTCGcttaacccgttcggtgggcgatgcggcgagatcggcggctgcaagtcgcttgctcggtggggaacgtgGATATATTATCCGCCGATTCgaattatattttttctcagttgcctgcctgcagaggtttgtTTTCTTTTCAGCAGCGTGTTCTGGATGATTCTGCCCtccgatgtgaattttttcaactatgttctcccaatatcCAATgtgtcattaccgggcgagttggccgtgcgtgtagaggcgcgcggctgtgagcttgcatccgggagatagtaggttcgaatcccactatcggcagccctgaaaatggtttttcgtggtttcccattttcacaccaggcaaatgctggggctgtaccttaattaaggccacggccgtttccttccaactcctaggcctttcctatcccatcgtcgccataagacctatctgtgtcggtgcgacgtaaagcccctagcaatgtGTCATCCATGCGTTACAACATAAAGAAAGCAGCTGAGTCCGGGTAAAAATGAACTAAGGCCTAAGAGTTCCGTGTTGAAGCTTTGTCTCATCGCCTAATCGTTCCTTGGATGTAATGATATtcctgtagaagggatttctagagattatgacactaaacagacctctctgatgacattttagaactgtgatcTGATTTATtctccccagtcttgagttcttcctccacaactggagtgtgtgtttatcgttAGTTTATCGTACGCTTCCGTATTACAGTCATATTTCATGATTTCCTTCCAAACTGCTGAGagcagggttctattcgatcctttttcttacatttctttccgctaaaatatctataacgaattaccggcccccactgttagaggaagatgatttacgggtcatgataaacgaaatgttggaatttagtggggagaattgtgatattagtgaagtaagttctgccgaaggggaattcgtaagtgacaggaaattacTGGGAATAAGTACTGTAAGCTCAAATATACAAagtttgggcgtagctgatgcgaatgttcagcagccgcaaaagagacaacacgtggtcgattccagttcaagtagcgatcatgacagtgacagttgtgacgataatactgattacaacccaaccattgcaagttcttcgtcaacttatactgaaaatggtcaaagaaattcccgctttgttccaaatttccatcgtgatgtaaagagagtgattttagggaaaacaaaactgagcggaatattttaattactttttatgacgagatatgccagaacataagtgaacagacaaaagatgctgagcaggaaatcgcacataaaacccagtttagtaagacgaaaggaaggaattgagatcaagaccgtgtccggacaaataaggacgaaataaagcttcttatggccatactatTGCCGCAGGAGATTGTAGAGAAACCTAACTTAGGGCACTATTTCtctcaatcgcttgttcactacgcctattttctatgagctgatgatacagaagagattttttctcgccagattgagtggcctggccagcctcctgaccccaacttggcaggattgattctggctcagtgcggtggtatttgaaggtgctcaaatacgtcggcctcttgtcagtagatttactggcatgcaaaagaactcctgcggaactaaattccggcacgtcagtgtctccgaaaaccgtaaatgtggttagtgggacgtgaaaccaataacattattattattattattattattttaatccacagctttttacatatatCTGACactgaggtgaataatgcacaacttcctcccaagatatacgagataaatccagtatttgaccacctgttagcaacattttcggaaTCTTATACCACtggtggcaaaatgtcaattgaagacaacctcttgctatggaaagggtggctagggtggaaagttttaataacaagaaaacgatcgcgtttcggaaaggaattatataaattatgcgaaggtgagacaggttatataacatgacctgcttctctgtgtatcataatgaacagctgtaaaagacaacactgtgaagactgtaaatacctgtattgtagtgtaatatagtccgtttatgtcacttatgaattatagggaggcgatataaacttgatccctcgaaagcgctaatcagcataacagaaaatttcgtgagtattataatttattccattgtacatcttttaagtacatgtaaactttgtaaatctacaatttacatatgcaggaacatttatttccaggcacaGATTGATagaaaactgcctaaaatattcaggtgaaagttactagatgaacgaaaaccagagctttgctgttaggaagaagcaatatCGATTTCACAGTGTAAAAGCACTTAGtatgtttttgcacaaagtattgaaaaattaaaataatcgaatttttcaacaatttcatttaaatatttctcttttggcccttcaatagctcattttagtctaagattgtttttaatcaagtaattaaatattttctttaatcaGGGAAATCGCTCTCCACATGGGAGCGAGCTAGTGCGTACCGAGCTTCCCGCTCAAGGGGTTAACAAGGAGTGACTCGGGGACTCTAAGTTAACAACAACGGGCCGTAAAGAAAGGGGCTACCATCTACGGTACCCCATGCCTGTTATCTTAGAGCGACCTCGTAGGACCTTTGAACTGGGGCGAGAACAACACAAgacggcgaggtgccagaattcagtccctcAGGGGTtctggcagtaaatctaccgacacaaagctgacgtatttgagcaccatcagactgagtgccggaatttagtccctcaagagttctgccagcaaatctaccgacacgaggctgacgtatttgagcaccatcggactgagccaggatcggacctgctatattggggtcagaaggccagcgcgcgatcctcgacctctgaacttgtagagcgtagacggggcgctgagctgagttttgTGTGTTAATAGAAgtgatcctcgggcactgagctgagcaaaaagagaaggagccattatctacggtatcccctgtttgTTATCTTAGAGCGACCTCTTCCGGCATTTGAGCTGGGGTGAGAAAAACACgggacgctgaggtgctggaatttagtccctcaggagtatcttccgacacaaggctgacgtatttgaggactaccggactgagccaggatcgaacatgctatgttagggtcaaaaggccagcgcctcaaccacctgagccactcatcccggcccgGCAAGAGAGAACAACACTAGCGACTTTCGAGCCTAAAATCTCTACGGCTCTGAACTAAGTCTGCTGCTGCTGTGTGTAATTGCTTATGGTGAAGTTGCGAGCGAGCAGTGGACTTTGAACATGGCGAAAAGTGCTGTGTCTGACATACTTTTAGATAAGCGACTGAGCCCTGGC is a window of Anabrus simplex isolate iqAnaSimp1 chromosome 13, ASM4041472v1, whole genome shotgun sequence DNA encoding:
- the LOC136884877 gene encoding zinc finger protein OZF isoform X1, with amino-acid sequence MDLEVQIKEEPVLVEGTPPLENFQPVSEVISLKQETKSELTEPGATLENAFEGKIFVEEHQMVPNIKEETKFGNVLLSGSPQGTCNNTCKILKEESEILCNLHSRNECNLYDSDQGLVRSIGQSTHTGNECTANIFNSSNIRHHLNIHTSVRRHSCKQCGKMFTAKSNLRRHMLVHTGDRPYCCDKCNKKFAQMSVLQRHLTTHTAERPHVCCQCGAKYSRMGSLRLHIVTHTEERPHACNQCDRRFSQKASLLNHLVLHTGMRPHSCKQCGKTFSLKGNLRQHLLTHTRERPYSCSECGKMFSRKSVLRKHLLSHTGERPHV